In Listeria monocytogenes, the following proteins share a genomic window:
- a CDS encoding pseudouridine synthase: MERLQKVIANAGITSRRKAEKLIQEGKVTVNGKVVTELGVKVSGTERIEVEGIQLTKEEHRYFLFYKPRGTVSAVTDDKGRTTVADYFADIPERLYPVGRLDYDTSGLLLMTNDGDFANLLMHPKNEVSKTYIARIKGIPEREVIRQLERGVVIDGRKTAPAKVKVRSSDKAKDKAIVEITIHEGRNRQVRKMFEAVGFEVQKLSREEYSFLNLRGLNAGERRELSHHEVKQLKTEARFGKNKK, translated from the coding sequence ATGGAACGTTTACAAAAAGTGATTGCAAATGCAGGTATTACTTCAAGAAGAAAAGCAGAAAAGCTTATTCAAGAAGGTAAAGTAACAGTGAACGGTAAAGTAGTCACAGAATTAGGTGTGAAAGTTAGCGGTACAGAGCGGATTGAAGTAGAGGGAATTCAACTAACAAAAGAAGAACATCGCTATTTCCTTTTTTATAAGCCAAGAGGAACAGTATCGGCTGTAACGGATGATAAAGGTCGTACAACTGTAGCGGATTATTTTGCAGATATTCCTGAAAGATTATACCCAGTAGGACGACTTGACTATGATACTTCTGGATTATTATTAATGACGAATGATGGAGATTTCGCTAATTTACTAATGCATCCGAAAAATGAAGTTTCCAAAACATATATTGCACGAATTAAAGGTATTCCTGAACGAGAAGTGATTCGTCAGTTAGAACGCGGTGTGGTGATTGATGGTCGCAAAACAGCACCAGCAAAAGTAAAAGTACGTTCGTCTGACAAAGCGAAAGATAAAGCGATTGTAGAAATTACCATTCATGAAGGCAGAAATCGCCAAGTGCGTAAAATGTTTGAGGCGGTTGGTTTTGAAGTACAAAAATTATCAAGAGAAGAATATTCGTTCTTGAATTTACGCGGTTTAAACGCAGGGGAACGCAGAGAATTATCACATCATGAAGTAAAACAATTAAAAACAGAAGCAAGATTTGGTAAAAATAAAAAGTAA
- the scpB gene encoding SMC-Scp complex subunit ScpB has product MNREEQLGILESLLFAAGDAGLSTEQLTEVMEITHIEALNLLELLSERYNGSADRGLILLELAGTFQLATKKAHADYLRKLVEVPSNTVLSQASLETLAIIAYRQPVTRMEVDEVRGVQTDGPIRTLVAKGLVTDKGRVDGAGRAKLYVTTSEFLDAFGLNSLEDLPKLADPAAEEPDQNEMDLFFDRFNQSKEQEEE; this is encoded by the coding sequence GTGAACAGAGAAGAACAATTAGGCATATTAGAGAGTTTGCTTTTTGCAGCAGGCGATGCGGGACTTTCAACGGAACAATTAACTGAAGTCATGGAAATCACGCATATTGAAGCGCTCAATTTATTAGAGCTTTTAAGTGAACGATACAATGGAAGTGCGGATAGAGGACTGATTCTTTTAGAGCTTGCAGGAACTTTTCAATTAGCTACAAAAAAAGCCCATGCGGATTATTTACGTAAACTCGTTGAAGTTCCAAGTAACACTGTTTTGTCGCAAGCATCACTAGAGACTTTAGCGATTATTGCGTATCGTCAACCAGTTACAAGAATGGAAGTCGATGAGGTTCGCGGTGTTCAAACAGATGGTCCAATCAGAACCCTAGTAGCCAAAGGACTTGTAACAGATAAAGGTCGTGTGGACGGAGCTGGCCGAGCAAAACTTTACGTTACTACAAGTGAATTTTTAGATGCATTTGGCCTGAATTCTCTAGAGGATTTACCAAAACTTGCTGATCCAGCGGCAGAAGAACCAGATCAGAATGAAATGGACCTGTTTTTTGACCGGTTTAACCAAAGTAAAGAACAGGAGGAGGAATAA
- a CDS encoding segregation/condensation protein A — MVEMNFKVDAFEGPLDLLLHLIGQLEVDIYDIPMAEITDQYMEFVHTMQEMELDVASEYLVMAATLLAIKSKMLLPKQELEIDYDTLEEEEDPRDALVEKLMEYKRFKEAAKELKEKEAERSFYFSKPPMDLAEYDDGTKVAELDVSLNDMLSAFNKMLRRKKLNKPLHTRITTQEISIDERMDSVLGKLHQQVNHRLRFDELFEEQTKEQLVVTFLALLELMKRKLVEVEQAESFADLYVQGKGEELS; from the coding sequence ATGGTAGAAATGAATTTTAAAGTGGACGCATTTGAAGGACCGCTTGACTTACTTCTTCATTTAATTGGACAACTAGAAGTCGATATTTATGACATCCCCATGGCTGAAATTACGGACCAATACATGGAATTTGTTCATACAATGCAAGAAATGGAATTAGATGTTGCCAGCGAATATTTAGTGATGGCAGCAACTTTACTGGCAATCAAAAGTAAAATGCTCCTTCCAAAACAAGAACTGGAAATCGACTATGATACACTAGAAGAGGAAGAGGATCCTCGTGACGCTTTAGTTGAAAAACTAATGGAATACAAACGCTTTAAAGAAGCCGCCAAAGAACTAAAAGAAAAAGAGGCGGAACGGAGCTTTTATTTCAGTAAACCACCAATGGACTTAGCAGAATATGATGACGGGACAAAAGTAGCGGAACTCGATGTATCATTAAACGATATGTTAAGCGCTTTTAACAAAATGTTGCGACGTAAAAAGTTAAATAAACCATTGCATACACGAATTACTACGCAGGAAATCTCTATTGATGAAAGAATGGATTCTGTTTTAGGGAAATTACATCAACAAGTCAATCACCGCTTACGATTTGATGAGCTATTTGAAGAACAAACGAAAGAACAACTTGTCGTTACATTTTTAGCTTTGCTAGAATTAATGAAACGAAAATTGGTCGAAGTAGAACAAGCAGAAAGTTTTGCGGATTTATATGTGCAAGGTAAAGGGGAAGAACTATCGTGA
- the lysA gene encoding diaminopimelate decarboxylase: MTFERLGTMNVNAEGHLEIGGVDTLKLTEKYGTPLYVYDVALIRDRARGFKKTFEELGVKAQVAYASKAFSAVAIYQLMAEEGLSLDVVSGGELYTAIKANFPPERIHFHGNNKSAEEIHMALDYGIGCFVIDNYYEISLLEEILIERNEKASVLIRVTPGIEAHTHDYILTGQDDSKFGFGLTNGQAEKAIKQVLHASASFDLIGLHCHIGSQIFETTGFKLAARRIMDKLVEWHQTLGFDSKVLNLGGGFGVRYTAEDEPLEPGEYVRQIMDEVRDVANSNDIDIPEIWIEPGRSLVGEAGTTLYKVGSRKEVPGIRNYIAVDGGMSDNIRPALYDAHYDAVLAANPEKVAEETVAIAGKCCESGDMLIWDLPLPKSNAGEVLAVFCTGAYGYAMASNYNRIPRPPVVFVENGIDKLIVARETYENLVQNDLSL, from the coding sequence GTGACGTTTGAACGGCTTGGAACAATGAATGTAAATGCAGAAGGACATCTCGAAATTGGAGGGGTGGACACTTTAAAGCTTACTGAAAAATATGGTACGCCGCTGTACGTTTATGATGTAGCGCTAATCCGTGACCGAGCAAGAGGATTTAAGAAAACATTCGAGGAGCTAGGCGTAAAAGCACAGGTAGCTTATGCGAGTAAAGCATTTTCTGCAGTAGCGATTTATCAGCTGATGGCCGAAGAAGGCTTATCGCTCGATGTTGTTTCAGGCGGAGAACTTTATACGGCAATAAAAGCAAATTTCCCTCCAGAAAGAATTCATTTTCACGGAAATAATAAAAGTGCAGAAGAAATACATATGGCGCTTGACTATGGCATCGGTTGTTTTGTTATCGATAATTATTATGAAATTAGTTTATTAGAAGAGATATTAATAGAACGAAATGAAAAAGCTTCGGTTTTAATTCGCGTGACGCCGGGGATAGAAGCTCATACACATGACTATATTTTAACAGGCCAAGATGATTCGAAATTTGGATTTGGACTTACAAATGGACAAGCTGAAAAAGCGATTAAACAAGTACTTCATGCAAGTGCATCCTTTGATTTAATTGGTCTTCACTGTCATATTGGGTCGCAAATTTTTGAAACAACTGGTTTTAAATTAGCGGCTCGTCGTATTATGGATAAATTAGTTGAATGGCACCAAACGCTAGGATTTGATTCCAAAGTACTTAATCTTGGTGGTGGTTTCGGTGTACGCTATACGGCGGAAGACGAACCACTTGAACCTGGCGAATACGTACGTCAAATTATGGATGAAGTGCGAGATGTGGCTAATAGTAACGATATTGACATTCCTGAAATTTGGATTGAGCCGGGTCGTTCGCTTGTTGGTGAAGCAGGAACAACACTTTATAAAGTTGGTTCACGTAAAGAAGTTCCGGGAATTCGGAATTATATTGCGGTGGATGGTGGCATGTCTGATAATATCCGTCCAGCGTTATATGATGCCCATTACGATGCTGTTCTTGCGGCAAACCCAGAGAAAGTTGCAGAAGAAACAGTGGCTATCGCAGGGAAATGTTGTGAGTCTGGTGATATGTTAATATGGGATTTACCACTACCGAAATCAAACGCCGGTGAAGTGTTGGCGGTATTTTGTACAGGAGCCTATGGATATGCGATGGCAAGTAATTATAACCGTATCCCAAGACCACCAGTTGTTTTTGTGGAAAACGGAATCGATAAATTAATCGTTGCCCGCGAAACATATGAAAATTTAGTGCAAAATGATCTTTCATTATAG
- a CDS encoding purine-nucleoside phosphorylase translates to MSLEKVNEAVAKIRESYNGTPKIGLILGSGLGVLADEVNNPTKLSYSEIPHFPVSTVEGHAGQFVFGELENKEVVAMQGRFHFYEGYSMQDVTFPVRVMKELGVEVLVVTNAAGGVNELYSAGDLMLISDHINFTGTNPLIGPNDEHFGPRFPDMSEAYNLALRVDARLIAQELNLTIREGVYAGFSGPTYETPAEIQMMRTLGADAVGMSTVPEVIIANHAGLRVLGISCITNMAAGILDQPLSHTEVIETTDQVRSTFLQYVKAIVAKIS, encoded by the coding sequence ATGAGTTTAGAAAAAGTAAATGAAGCAGTTGCGAAAATTAGAGAAAGTTACAATGGTACACCAAAAATTGGTTTGATTCTTGGTTCAGGTCTAGGTGTGCTTGCGGATGAAGTAAACAATCCGACAAAACTTTCTTATAGCGAAATCCCACATTTTCCTGTTTCGACAGTAGAAGGACATGCTGGCCAATTTGTTTTTGGTGAGTTGGAAAATAAAGAAGTTGTTGCAATGCAAGGACGTTTCCACTTTTATGAAGGCTATTCAATGCAAGATGTTACTTTCCCAGTTCGTGTGATGAAAGAACTTGGTGTAGAAGTACTTGTTGTGACGAATGCGGCAGGTGGCGTAAATGAATTATATTCTGCTGGAGACTTAATGTTGATTTCTGATCACATTAACTTTACTGGAACGAACCCGCTTATTGGACCAAATGATGAGCATTTTGGACCGCGTTTCCCAGATATGTCCGAGGCGTATAATTTAGCTCTACGTGTGGATGCTAGACTTATTGCTCAAGAACTTAATTTGACTATCCGTGAAGGTGTTTATGCTGGATTTAGCGGTCCAACTTATGAAACACCTGCTGAAATTCAAATGATGCGTACACTTGGAGCAGATGCAGTTGGGATGTCCACTGTACCGGAAGTAATCATTGCGAACCATGCTGGATTACGAGTGCTAGGTATTTCTTGTATTACCAATATGGCAGCCGGCATTCTGGATCAACCACTTTCTCATACGGAAGTTATTGAAACAACAGATCAAGTTCGCAGCACGTTTTTACAATATGTAAAAGCCATTGTTGCTAAAATTTCTTAA
- the deoB gene encoding phosphopentomutase has translation MPDKFKRVHVIVMDSVGIGEAPDAAKFGDFDVDTFGHIAKHVGGLKMPEMGKLGLSNIREIDGIKKAEKPLAYYTKMQEASNGKDTMTGHWEIMGLYIDTPFRVFPDGFPDDLINQIEEKTGRKVIGNKPASGTEIMAELGEEHVKTGALIVYTSADSVLQIAAHEDVVPLEELYEICEFCREITLDDPYMLGRIIARPFVGEPGAFVRTPNRHDYALKPFKPTVMDALKDGGKDVIAIGKISDIFDGEGVTESIRTKSNMDGMDQFIAVLDKDFNGMSFLNLVDFDALFGHRRDPQGYADALVDFDGRLVEVMEKLTDDDLLIITADHGNDPTYSGTDHTREFVPLLVYSPRFKNGGSELELRKTFADLGATVADNFEVKMPEYGTSFLKDLK, from the coding sequence ATGCCAGATAAATTTAAACGAGTACATGTAATTGTAATGGATTCAGTTGGTATTGGAGAAGCACCAGATGCTGCTAAATTTGGTGATTTTGATGTAGATACATTTGGACATATTGCCAAACACGTCGGCGGACTAAAAATGCCTGAAATGGGCAAATTAGGTCTATCGAATATTCGAGAAATAGACGGAATTAAAAAAGCAGAAAAACCACTTGCTTACTATACAAAAATGCAAGAAGCTTCAAATGGTAAAGATACAATGACTGGTCACTGGGAAATCATGGGCCTATACATTGACACGCCTTTCCGCGTATTCCCAGATGGATTTCCGGATGATTTAATCAACCAAATTGAAGAAAAAACAGGACGTAAAGTAATTGGAAATAAACCAGCGAGCGGAACAGAAATTATGGCTGAACTTGGAGAAGAGCATGTGAAAACAGGTGCGCTTATTGTTTACACTTCAGCTGACTCCGTTTTACAAATTGCAGCACATGAAGATGTCGTACCTTTGGAAGAATTATATGAAATCTGTGAATTCTGCCGTGAAATTACACTAGATGACCCGTACATGCTTGGTCGTATTATCGCTCGTCCATTTGTCGGCGAACCAGGTGCGTTTGTTAGAACGCCAAATCGTCATGACTATGCGCTAAAACCATTTAAACCAACTGTAATGGATGCTTTAAAAGATGGCGGTAAAGACGTGATTGCCATTGGTAAAATTTCTGATATTTTTGATGGTGAAGGTGTTACGGAATCTATCCGTACGAAATCAAATATGGACGGAATGGATCAATTTATCGCTGTGTTAGATAAAGATTTTAACGGTATGAGTTTCTTGAATTTAGTAGACTTTGATGCACTCTTCGGACATCGTCGTGATCCACAAGGTTATGCAGATGCGCTCGTTGATTTTGACGGTCGTTTAGTAGAAGTAATGGAAAAACTAACAGATGATGATCTATTAATTATTACAGCTGATCACGGAAATGACCCAACATACTCTGGCACAGACCACACACGTGAGTTTGTACCATTACTTGTATACTCACCACGCTTCAAAAATGGTGGTTCAGAATTAGAATTACGCAAAACATTTGCCGATCTGGGCGCAACAGTTGCGGATAATTTTGAAGTGAAAATGCCTGAATATGGAACAAGTTTCTTAAAAGACTTGAAATAG
- the xerD gene encoding site-specific tyrosine recombinase XerD — MNDLIEDFLHFLIVERGLSANTIKAYERDLRYFVSYMDVAKGLTDPNTLERSDIVGFMAFARQEGKSPRSVARYIASLRSFFHYLMHDGKMSHDPMIQIETPKQAQGLPKVLNLDDVEKLLSSSDTSTPLGLRDQAMMEILYATGLRVTELVSLKMDDLHLHMGFIQTIGKGDKERIIPLGKTATTVLEKYLEEARPKLRRPKYRNDFVFLNHHGQGLTRQGFWKILKGIAKESGIEKPITPHTLRHSFATHLLENGADLRSVQELLGHADISTTQIYTHVTKLRLKDVYKQFHPRA, encoded by the coding sequence ATGAATGATTTAATAGAAGATTTTTTACATTTTTTAATTGTAGAGAGAGGTTTATCCGCGAATACAATCAAAGCTTATGAACGAGATTTACGCTATTTTGTTTCTTATATGGATGTAGCGAAGGGATTAACAGATCCGAATACACTTGAACGAAGCGATATAGTTGGTTTTATGGCATTTGCAAGACAAGAAGGGAAATCACCAAGAAGTGTGGCGCGCTATATTGCTTCACTACGATCTTTCTTTCATTATTTAATGCACGATGGGAAAATGTCACATGACCCAATGATTCAAATTGAAACGCCGAAGCAAGCGCAAGGATTACCAAAAGTTTTAAACCTAGATGATGTGGAGAAATTACTTAGTTCCTCTGATACGAGTACACCACTTGGATTAAGGGACCAAGCAATGATGGAAATTTTATATGCGACAGGGCTTCGTGTAACGGAACTTGTCAGCCTGAAAATGGACGATTTACATCTTCATATGGGTTTTATTCAAACGATTGGTAAAGGAGATAAAGAAAGAATTATCCCGCTTGGAAAAACGGCAACAACTGTGTTAGAGAAGTATTTAGAGGAAGCGAGACCGAAACTTCGTAGACCAAAATACCGAAATGATTTTGTGTTTTTAAATCATCACGGTCAAGGACTCACAAGACAAGGTTTCTGGAAAATTTTAAAAGGTATTGCGAAAGAATCTGGCATTGAAAAGCCGATTACACCGCACACTTTGCGTCATTCATTCGCCACTCATTTACTTGAAAATGGGGCTGATTTAAGGTCGGTTCAAGAACTCCTTGGTCACGCCGATATCTCCACTACACAAATTTATACACACGTAACAAAGCTGCGGTTGAAAGATGTCTACAAACAATTCCACCCGCGCGCTTAA
- the fur gene encoding ferric iron uptake transcriptional regulator, translating to MEGRIGRIKAQLHDASYKLTPQREATVRVLLENEKDHLSAEEVFLRVKDIAPDTGLATVYRTLELLTELRVVDKINFGDGVSRYDLRQEGAKHFHHHLVCLECGSVEEIQEDLLEDVEKIVESKWNFLVKDHRLTFQGICADCRQKTKKE from the coding sequence ATGGAAGGTCGTATTGGACGCATTAAAGCACAACTTCATGATGCTAGTTATAAATTAACACCACAGCGGGAAGCCACTGTTCGCGTTTTACTGGAAAATGAAAAAGATCATTTAAGTGCCGAGGAAGTTTTCTTGCGTGTGAAAGATATTGCGCCTGACACTGGCCTTGCAACCGTTTATAGAACGTTGGAACTTTTAACTGAATTACGCGTGGTTGATAAAATTAATTTTGGTGACGGTGTCTCTCGATATGACTTGAGACAAGAAGGAGCCAAACATTTCCATCATCATTTAGTATGTTTAGAGTGCGGGTCTGTGGAAGAAATTCAAGAAGACTTATTAGAAGATGTGGAGAAAATCGTCGAATCGAAGTGGAATTTTCTTGTTAAAGATCATCGCCTGACTTTCCAAGGTATTTGCGCAGATTGCAGACAAAAAACTAAAAAAGAATAA
- a CDS encoding iron ABC transporter permease: MYMTTAEKRKKSRRVWTLIILCVLIFCTFTYSVNAGYSKLPFLEVIKSFFGMADAGTQLIVTEFRLPRIVIALLVGAGLAVSGTILQGISGNGLADPGILGINNGAGLAVMLYISFFPSTMDVPVLFMPFIGFVGAILTAFVVYGLSYSRSEGLLPNRLLLTGIAVAAAIAALITLLTVRLDPQNYQRYAEWMAGNIWASSWQYVFALLPWLIVLGAIAFMKVKTLDVLSFGDQVATGLGVRVEREKFVLLIVAVGLAAACVSVSGGIAFIGLIGPHIARKLVGSAHRWVMVTAALSGGLLLLLADTIGRLIIQPSEIFAGIVVAIIGAPYFLFLLAKAK, from the coding sequence ATGTATATGACAACGGCAGAAAAACGGAAAAAATCGCGGCGAGTTTGGACATTGATTATTTTATGCGTGTTAATTTTTTGTACATTTACATATAGTGTCAATGCTGGTTATTCAAAATTGCCATTTTTGGAAGTGATTAAGTCGTTTTTTGGAATGGCGGACGCGGGAACACAACTTATTGTGACAGAGTTTCGTTTGCCGCGGATAGTTATTGCGCTATTGGTTGGTGCAGGGCTTGCGGTTTCAGGAACAATCTTGCAAGGGATTTCTGGAAACGGGTTAGCTGATCCGGGTATTCTTGGGATTAATAATGGCGCGGGACTTGCGGTTATGCTTTATATTTCCTTTTTTCCTTCCACGATGGATGTACCAGTATTATTTATGCCATTTATTGGATTTGTCGGGGCAATTTTAACTGCGTTTGTTGTTTACGGACTTTCTTATAGTAGAAGCGAGGGATTGTTGCCTAATCGATTGCTTCTTACAGGGATTGCTGTTGCGGCGGCGATTGCGGCACTTATCACGCTGCTTACGGTTCGGCTTGATCCACAAAATTATCAACGTTACGCTGAATGGATGGCGGGAAATATTTGGGCATCGAGCTGGCAATATGTTTTTGCCCTTTTACCATGGCTTATTGTTTTAGGCGCAATTGCTTTTATGAAAGTAAAGACGTTGGATGTGCTCTCTTTTGGAGACCAAGTAGCAACGGGGCTCGGCGTTCGAGTCGAGCGAGAAAAATTTGTGCTTTTAATAGTAGCAGTTGGCTTGGCGGCTGCTTGTGTATCCGTTAGTGGTGGTATTGCATTTATTGGTCTAATTGGTCCGCATATTGCTAGAAAATTAGTTGGCTCTGCGCATCGCTGGGTGATGGTAACGGCGGCACTTTCTGGAGGACTACTACTATTACTTGCGGATACGATTGGACGATTGATTATTCAACCATCCGAAATATTTGCTGGTATCGTTGTGGCAATTATCGGTGCACCTTATTTCTTGTTCTTGCTTGCAAAAGCTAAATAA
- a CDS encoding iron ABC transporter permease — MDKSKQIKMNTRPTVAKFILSGGILLLLILALFGIAVGAADINLSTVWDALFHYNSSDTQHQIIRSLRVPRVVADMAIGAAFAVAGAIMQGITRNPLADSGLLGLNAGSTFMVAVCFAFMPWLSYNSLILFSFVGAAIGAFLVFGVSSLAGSAMSPTRLVLAGAAVSSLLTALSEGLAIYFQLSQDLAFWYAGGVAGVKWSQLAAIWPWLLGALIAAILLSRSITILSLGDDIAVGLGEKTTFVKIASMVVVLILAGLAVSVVGPVGFIGLIVPHLVRFLVGVDYRWIIPCSAVVGAFLTLAADIVARTINPPYETPISVIFALIGVPFFLYVARKERRNL; from the coding sequence ATGGATAAGTCAAAACAGATAAAAATGAATACAAGACCGACTGTTGCTAAATTCATACTTTCGGGTGGGATTTTGTTGCTTCTCATTTTAGCGTTATTCGGGATTGCGGTTGGTGCAGCCGATATTAATTTAAGTACGGTTTGGGATGCACTTTTTCATTATAATAGTTCGGATACACAGCACCAGATTATACGAAGTTTACGTGTTCCTCGGGTGGTTGCGGATATGGCGATAGGGGCTGCTTTTGCGGTTGCTGGAGCGATTATGCAAGGGATTACTCGGAATCCACTTGCTGATTCAGGCTTGCTTGGGTTGAATGCTGGATCGACGTTTATGGTAGCAGTTTGTTTTGCATTTATGCCGTGGCTTAGTTATAATTCGCTCATTTTATTTTCTTTTGTTGGTGCGGCAATTGGGGCATTTTTAGTATTTGGCGTTAGTTCGCTTGCTGGGAGTGCAATGTCGCCAACGAGGCTAGTGCTTGCTGGAGCGGCGGTTAGTTCATTGCTTACTGCGCTTAGTGAAGGACTCGCGATTTATTTTCAGTTAAGTCAAGATTTGGCCTTTTGGTACGCGGGCGGGGTTGCTGGTGTGAAATGGAGTCAGCTTGCGGCGATTTGGCCTTGGTTACTTGGAGCGCTTATTGCGGCGATTTTACTAAGCAGATCGATTACCATTTTAAGCTTAGGCGATGATATTGCTGTTGGTCTAGGTGAAAAAACTACTTTTGTTAAAATTGCTTCGATGGTCGTGGTGTTGATTTTGGCGGGGCTTGCTGTGTCGGTCGTTGGTCCGGTCGGATTTATTGGCTTGATTGTGCCGCATTTGGTGCGATTTTTAGTTGGAGTAGATTATCGCTGGATTATTCCTTGCTCGGCGGTTGTTGGAGCCTTTCTGACATTAGCGGCGGATATTGTGGCAAGAACAATCAATCCGCCATATGAAACGCCAATCAGTGTTATTTTTGCATTAATTGGGGTTCCTTTCTTCCTATATGTAGCACGTAAAGAAAGGAGGAACTTATAA
- a CDS encoding iron-hydroxamate ABC transporter substrate-binding protein → MKKGIILLVSMLLIAVVLTACGDNKSAGNEEVEMRTYTMANGKKVEIPAHPKRIVASEYLGNIVLLGMKPVGARAKQMENPFLEGRVDGIADIGDPVSAEKVAELKPDLIIVSKEDEFEAMSKIAPTVLIPYATSKNVEEDVRQIADLVGEKKAGEAWLDKFHQKAKESRAKLADKLDPNETVGIYEVQDKDFYVMGQNMGRGGQAIYNALQLKAPAKIQKDVLDGQDWQKISLEVLPEFAADRMFVTSTSSGSAKDGEKTLKDLTNSPIWKNLPTFKAGNVYQMDFDTMFYYDPLAVEGQLDIIVEKLLASN, encoded by the coding sequence TTGAAAAAGGGTATCATTTTACTCGTGTCAATGCTTTTAATTGCAGTGGTTTTAACTGCTTGTGGAGATAACAAATCGGCTGGAAATGAGGAGGTCGAGATGCGTACATATACAATGGCAAATGGAAAGAAAGTAGAAATACCAGCACATCCGAAACGTATTGTGGCTTCGGAATATCTAGGTAATATAGTTTTGCTAGGAATGAAGCCGGTTGGTGCCAGAGCAAAACAAATGGAAAACCCATTTTTGGAAGGGCGTGTGGACGGGATTGCGGATATCGGTGATCCAGTTTCAGCGGAAAAAGTGGCGGAATTAAAGCCAGATTTAATCATCGTTTCAAAAGAAGATGAATTTGAAGCAATGTCGAAAATTGCGCCAACTGTGTTAATTCCGTACGCAACTTCAAAAAATGTGGAGGAAGACGTGCGTCAAATCGCAGACCTAGTAGGTGAAAAAAAGGCTGGTGAGGCGTGGCTAGATAAGTTTCATCAAAAAGCTAAAGAAAGTAGAGCGAAGTTAGCGGATAAACTAGACCCGAATGAAACAGTAGGGATTTATGAAGTACAAGATAAGGATTTTTATGTGATGGGGCAAAATATGGGGCGTGGTGGTCAAGCGATTTACAATGCTTTACAACTTAAAGCACCTGCAAAAATTCAAAAAGATGTTTTAGATGGGCAAGACTGGCAGAAAATTTCACTGGAAGTACTACCTGAATTTGCGGCCGATAGAATGTTCGTTACAAGTACTTCTTCTGGGAGTGCCAAAGACGGCGAGAAAACATTAAAAGATTTAACCAACTCGCCAATTTGGAAAAATTTGCCGACGTTTAAAGCAGGGAATGTTTACCAAATGGACTTTGACACGATGTTTTATTATGATCCTTTAGCGGTGGAAGGGCAGCTTGATATTATCGTAGAGAAGTTGTTGGCTTCGAACTAA
- a CDS encoding ABC transporter ATP-binding protein has protein sequence MKDLHTDNLQISYDKRIIVDGLDIAIPANKITALVGANGSGKSTILKTMSRLMKPSKGAVYLDGKSIHNESTREIAKQLAILPQNPSAPDGLTVFELISYGRSPHQSSFKSITAKDREIIFWSLRVTNLTEFADRPIDSLSGGQRQRAWIAMALAQETDVLFLDEPTTFLDMTHQLDVLNLLKQLNQSENRTIVMVVHDLNHASRYAHHMIAIKEGKVIAEGTPTSVMTEQTLEDVFNIKADILIDPRSGVPLCLPYETCNGCEIVKELDSIAK, from the coding sequence ATGAAAGACCTTCATACTGATAACTTACAAATTTCATACGACAAACGAATCATTGTTGATGGTTTAGATATAGCCATTCCAGCTAATAAAATAACCGCTTTAGTAGGTGCAAACGGCTCAGGGAAATCGACTATTTTAAAAACGATGTCCCGCTTAATGAAACCTAGCAAGGGCGCTGTTTACTTAGATGGCAAAAGTATTCATAATGAATCAACGAGAGAGATTGCCAAACAATTAGCTATTTTGCCACAAAATCCTTCTGCACCTGATGGTTTGACGGTGTTTGAATTAATTTCTTATGGACGTTCCCCGCATCAAAGTAGTTTTAAATCCATTACCGCAAAAGATCGCGAAATTATTTTTTGGTCATTGCGCGTGACGAATTTAACGGAGTTCGCGGATCGACCAATTGATAGTTTATCAGGTGGACAACGGCAACGTGCTTGGATTGCCATGGCACTTGCTCAAGAAACGGATGTGCTTTTTCTTGATGAGCCGACTACCTTTTTAGATATGACGCACCAACTAGATGTACTTAATTTATTAAAACAATTAAACCAATCGGAAAACCGTACAATTGTGATGGTTGTCCACGATTTAAATCACGCATCTCGTTACGCGCACCATATGATTGCTATTAAAGAAGGAAAAGTCATTGCAGAAGGAACACCAACAAGCGTCATGACCGAACAAACTTTAGAAGACGTTTTTAATATCAAAGCAGATATTTTAATTGATCCTCGTAGCGGTGTCCCTCTTTGCCTTCCATACGAAACTTGCAACGGATGCGAAATTGTAAAGGAGCTTGATTCCATTGCCAAATGA